The following proteins are encoded in a genomic region of Flammeovirga pectinis:
- a CDS encoding YybH family protein has translation MEIIKSLFITVTFIIMSQTTIIADNTKPVTNEKAAVTKLLKGYEKALNAGDTQTIVALYSKEGIFYPTTFPTATGSDQLSIAYDNVFKMIQLTVEFDIEEIVIRDDYAFARTQSKGKTLIHANGQTVEEANRELFILKKIDGEWKIDRYMFNKSK, from the coding sequence ATGGAAATTATTAAATCATTATTTATAACCGTAACATTTATCATTATGTCACAAACAACAATTATTGCAGATAACACTAAGCCTGTTACTAACGAAAAGGCCGCAGTAACAAAACTACTTAAAGGGTATGAAAAAGCATTAAATGCTGGTGATACTCAAACTATAGTTGCGCTTTACTCTAAAGAAGGTATTTTTTATCCTACAACATTCCCTACTGCAACTGGAAGCGACCAACTTTCTATTGCTTACGACAATGTTTTTAAAATGATTCAATTAACTGTTGAATTCGATATTGAGGAAATTGTAATTAGAGATGATTATGCCTTTGCTAGAACACAATCTAAAGGTAAAACGTTGATTCATGCTAATGGCCAAACAGTTGAAGAAGCTAATAGAGAATTATTTATTCTAAAGAAGATTGACGGTGAATGGAAAATTGATCGTTATATGTTCAATAAATCAAAATAA
- the trpB gene encoding tryptophan synthase subunit beta → MTYQEPDQNGYYGQFGGAYIPEMLYPNVKELKDNYEAMIADPKFKEEFDGLLKDYVGRPTPLYFAKKLSDKYGAKIYLKREDLNHTGAHKINNTIGQILLAKRLNKKKIIAETGAGQHGVATATVCALMNMECIVYMGEIDIARQKPNVERMRLLGATVIPATSGSKTLKDATNEAMRHWINNPSDTHYIIGSVVGPHPYPNMVAKFQSVISEEMKWQLKEKEGKENPDYVIACVGGGSNAAGAFFHYLDELDVNLIAVEAAGLGVESGESAATTALGTPGVLHGSKTILMQTEDGQVVEPYSISAGLDYPGIGPIHAYLYESGRAQFKYVTDEEAMEAGVELSRSEGIIPAVESAHAFAALGKMDFKPEDVVVVNLSGRGDKDLETYMKYGKY, encoded by the coding sequence ATGACTTACCAAGAACCAGATCAGAATGGCTATTATGGCCAATTTGGAGGAGCATATATTCCAGAAATGCTTTACCCAAATGTAAAAGAATTAAAGGATAATTATGAGGCAATGATTGCCGACCCAAAGTTTAAAGAGGAATTCGATGGATTATTAAAAGACTATGTTGGTCGTCCAACTCCTCTTTATTTCGCAAAGAAGTTATCTGATAAATATGGTGCAAAGATTTACCTTAAAAGAGAAGATCTTAACCATACAGGAGCACACAAGATAAATAATACAATTGGTCAGATTTTATTGGCTAAACGTTTAAATAAAAAGAAAATTATTGCAGAAACAGGTGCTGGCCAACATGGTGTGGCTACGGCAACAGTTTGTGCTTTAATGAATATGGAATGTATTGTTTACATGGGGGAAATTGACATTGCACGTCAGAAGCCAAATGTTGAACGTATGCGTTTATTAGGTGCTACAGTTATTCCGGCAACTAGTGGTTCTAAAACATTAAAAGATGCAACCAATGAGGCTATGCGTCATTGGATAAATAACCCATCTGATACACATTATATTATTGGGTCTGTAGTGGGACCTCATCCTTACCCAAATATGGTTGCTAAATTCCAATCTGTAATTAGTGAGGAAATGAAATGGCAATTAAAAGAAAAAGAAGGAAAAGAAAATCCTGATTATGTAATTGCTTGTGTAGGTGGAGGAAGTAATGCAGCAGGTGCATTTTTCCATTATTTAGATGAGTTAGATGTAAATTTAATAGCGGTAGAAGCTGCTGGTTTAGGCGTTGAATCTGGTGAGTCTGCAGCAACAACAGCATTAGGAACACCGGGTGTATTGCATGGTAGTAAAACTATTCTAATGCAAACAGAAGACGGACAGGTAGTTGAACCTTATTCTATATCTGCTGGTTTAGATTACCCAGGAATTGGACCTATTCATGCTTATTTATATGAGTCTGGAAGGGCACAGTTTAAATATGTTACAGATGAGGAAGCAATGGAAGCTGGTGTTGAATTGAGTAGATCTGAAGGTATTATTCCTGCAGTAGAATCAGCTCATGCATTTGCAGCTTTAGGTAAAATGGATTTTAAACCTGAAGATGTAGTTGTTGTAAACTTATCTGGAAGAGGAGATAAAGATTTAGAAACTTATATGAAATACGGTAAGTATTAA
- a CDS encoding nucleoside 2-deoxyribosyltransferase, with protein MKIYFSGAIRGGREDAELYAEIITHLQQYGDVLTEHIGQMDLQEKMITDKEIHDQDLNWLIESDIIIAEVTVPSLGVGYELGRGVEMKKPTFCFHRSEKTSAMVSGCPDIKTFKYNSLLDLKVFLDEIFQKL; from the coding sequence ATGAAAATATACTTTTCAGGAGCAATAAGAGGAGGGCGTGAAGACGCAGAATTATATGCGGAAATTATAACACACCTACAGCAATATGGTGATGTATTAACCGAACATATTGGACAGATGGATTTACAAGAGAAAATGATTACTGATAAAGAAATTCATGATCAAGATCTTAATTGGCTGATAGAATCAGATATTATTATTGCAGAGGTGACGGTGCCTTCTTTAGGAGTTGGGTATGAATTAGGACGTGGAGTTGAAATGAAAAAGCCAACCTTTTGTTTTCATAGATCAGAAAAAACATCTGCAATGGTTTCTGGATGTCCTGATATAAAAACGTTTAAGTACAATTCTCTTTTAGACCTTAAGGTTTTTTTAGATGAAATTTTCCAAAAATTATAG
- a CDS encoding PAS domain-containing sensor histidine kinase produces the protein MKNNSINNQKALNDPNSDLSNDEQSYFHLYDTSPDMFLSLNVHDKTVKFCNQTFSERMNYSKSQIIGSPVFKFFHPDSFGIIQEKFKEFMRTGILKNVELKLLTKDEKVIDVLLNTKAVKDEKGNVLYSNSCFRDISELIELRKELSQKNHELEEKVIERTQELEHFVYAASHDLQEPLRNMSNCIDVLQSNYQDQLDTTGKQFVKYISASAQRMSNLITGILDFSKTGKENEVTTIDIADVIDEIRSDLSLLLKETSTVFNVNNDMSVIKGYRMEVRLLFQNLISNAIKFRKKNEQLTISINLSVNEDGKKVFSIGDNGIGIKEEYFKRIFQIFKRLHNREDFEGTGIGLAHCQKIVKLHGGDIWVESIYGEGSIFYFTLN, from the coding sequence ATGAAAAATAATTCAATTAACAATCAAAAGGCACTAAATGATCCAAATAGTGACCTTTCTAACGATGAACAATCATATTTTCACTTATATGATACATCTCCAGATATGTTTTTATCATTAAATGTTCATGATAAAACCGTTAAGTTTTGTAATCAGACTTTTTCTGAAAGAATGAACTATTCTAAGAGTCAGATTATTGGGTCTCCTGTTTTTAAATTTTTTCACCCTGATTCTTTTGGTATCATACAGGAGAAATTTAAAGAGTTTATGAGAACAGGTATTTTAAAGAATGTAGAACTTAAGCTATTAACCAAAGATGAAAAAGTTATAGATGTTCTTTTAAATACAAAAGCAGTAAAAGATGAGAAAGGAAATGTTTTGTATAGTAACTCATGTTTTAGGGATATATCAGAACTTATTGAATTAAGAAAAGAATTATCTCAAAAAAATCATGAGTTAGAAGAAAAGGTTATTGAGCGTACGCAAGAATTAGAACATTTTGTTTACGCAGCATCTCATGATTTACAGGAACCTCTTAGAAATATGTCTAATTGTATAGATGTATTACAAAGTAATTATCAAGATCAATTAGATACTACAGGGAAACAATTTGTAAAATATATTTCTGCATCTGCTCAAAGAATGTCTAATTTGATTACAGGAATTTTAGATTTTTCTAAGACAGGAAAGGAGAATGAAGTAACTACTATTGATATTGCTGATGTGATTGATGAAATTAGATCAGATCTTTCACTATTACTTAAAGAAACTTCAACTGTATTTAATGTTAATAATGATATGTCCGTTATTAAAGGGTATAGAATGGAAGTTAGGTTATTATTCCAAAACTTAATTAGCAATGCAATTAAGTTTAGAAAAAAGAATGAACAACTTACAATATCAATTAATTTATCAGTTAATGAGGATGGTAAGAAAGTCTTTTCAATAGGAGACAATGGGATTGGTATAAAAGAAGAATATTTTAAAAGAATATTTCAGATTTTTAAAAGATTACATAACAGAGAAGATTTTGAAGGAACTGGAATAGGTTTAGCACATTGTCAGAAAATTGTTAAGCTCCATGGAGGAGATATATGGGTTGAATCTATCTATGGAGAAGGTTCAATTTTCTATTTTACGTTGAATTAA